One Bacillus amyloliquefaciens DSM 7 = ATCC 23350 DNA window includes the following coding sequences:
- a CDS encoding RNA-binding protein, with protein MSDIYQHFRQDERPFIDQVLEWKQIVQDQYRMKLTDFLDPREQVIVKAVIGDACGLAFFGGYDRAERKRAILYPEYMEPEQDDFELRAFEVQYAEKFVSIDHRSLLGSLMGIGLKRQKYGDLIFSEEAVQLIVSGEIADFVGTQLTKAGKAPVKLEKIELSALHIPASDVEIREDTVSSLRLDAVCALMSRQSRQKAQALVKNGLVKVNWKAVEDPSYQVAEGDMLSIRGFGRCSLTKVDGKTKKDKWKVTFERQK; from the coding sequence CCTTTTATTGATCAGGTGCTTGAATGGAAACAGATTGTCCAGGACCAGTACCGGATGAAGCTGACTGATTTCTTAGATCCCCGGGAACAGGTGATTGTAAAAGCCGTTATCGGTGATGCCTGCGGCCTTGCGTTTTTCGGAGGCTATGACAGGGCTGAACGCAAACGCGCGATTTTATACCCCGAATATATGGAACCTGAACAGGATGATTTTGAGCTCCGGGCTTTTGAAGTTCAATACGCTGAAAAATTCGTCAGCATCGACCACCGCTCTCTTCTCGGGTCATTAATGGGAATCGGCTTAAAGCGGCAGAAATACGGTGATCTGATTTTCTCAGAGGAAGCCGTGCAGCTTATCGTCTCAGGTGAAATCGCCGATTTTGTCGGCACCCAGCTGACCAAAGCGGGCAAAGCGCCGGTAAAGCTTGAGAAAATCGAGCTTTCCGCACTTCACATTCCCGCTTCAGATGTCGAAATAAGGGAAGACACGGTTTCTTCATTACGCCTTGACGCCGTCTGCGCTTTAATGAGCAGGCAATCCCGGCAGAAAGCGCAGGCGCTTGTGAAAAACGGGCTCGTTAAGGTGAATTGGAAAGCCGTTGAGGATCCTTCCTATCAGGTTGCTGAAGGGGACATGCTTTCGATTCGGGGCTTCGGACGATGCAGTTTGACAAAAGTTGACGGAAAAACGAAAAAAGACAAATGGAAAGTTACGTTTGAACGGCAAAAATAA
- the divIVA gene encoding septum site-determining protein DivIVA, with amino-acid sequence MPLTPNDIHNKTFTKGFRGYDEDEVNEFLMQVRKDYEIALRKKTELEAKVNELDEKIGHFANIEETLNKSILVAQEAAEDVKRNSQKEAKLIVREAEKNADRIINESLSKSRKIAMEIEELKKQSKVFRTRFQMLIEAQLDLLKNDDWDHLLEYEVDAVFEEKE; translated from the coding sequence ATGCCATTAACGCCGAATGATATCCATAACAAAACGTTTACAAAAGGTTTTCGCGGATATGATGAAGATGAAGTAAATGAATTTTTAATGCAGGTCAGAAAAGATTACGAAATTGCACTCCGTAAAAAAACGGAGCTTGAGGCGAAAGTGAACGAGCTGGACGAAAAAATCGGCCACTTTGCCAATATTGAAGAAACGCTGAATAAATCAATTCTCGTAGCCCAGGAAGCGGCAGAAGACGTAAAGCGCAACTCGCAGAAAGAAGCGAAGCTGATCGTCCGTGAAGCTGAAAAAAATGCCGACCGCATTATCAATGAGTCGCTTTCCAAATCAAGAAAAATCGCAATGGAAATTGAAGAGCTGAAGAAACAGTCTAAAGTGTTCAGAACGCGTTTCCAAATGCTGATTGAAGCGCAGCTCGACCTGCTGAAAAACGATGATTGGGATCATCTGTTAGAATACGAAGTCGACGCGGTATTTGAGGAAAAAGAATAA
- the ileS gene encoding isoleucine--tRNA ligase, with the protein MDYKDTLLMPKTDFPMRGNLPNREPDMQKDWEEQDIYRLVQERTKDRPKFVLHDGPPYANGDIHMGHALNKILKDFIVRYKSMSGYNAPYVPGWDTHGLPIETALTKNKKVNRKEMSVADFRKLCEEYAWQQIERQREQFKRLGVRGDWENPYVTLQPEFEAQQIRVFGEMAKRGYIYKGLKPVNWSPSSESALAEAEIEYQDKRSASIYVAFKVKDGKGVLENGESFIIWTTTPWTIPANLGISVHPDLEYNVIKVGDKRYVVAAELIESVAQACGFENPEVVASYKGRELEYITAEHPLYGRDSLVMLGDHVTTDAGTGCVHTAPGHGEDDFIVGQKYGLEVLCPVDEKGNMTDEAPGFEGMFYDKANKPITEKLEENGALLKLEFITHSYPHDWRTKKPTIFRATAQWFASIKDFRSDLLDAIQQTKWVPEWGEQRLYNMVRDRGDWCISRQRVWGVPIPVFYAENGEPVITDETIEHVSELFKKHGSNVWFEREAKDLLPEGFTHPGSPNGIFTKEQDIMDVWFDSGSSHQAVLEERDDLVRPADLYLEGSDQYRGWFNSSLSTAVAVTGQAPYKGVLSHGFTLDANGRKMSKSLGNTIDPTKIAKQLGAEILRLWVSSVNYQADHPVSEDILKQVAEVYRKVRNTFRFLHGNLFDFDPSVNAVAVKDLREVDQYMLIKLNKLIDKVKKAYDEYEFAVVYHSIHNFCTIELSSFYLDFAKDVVYIEHADHPDRRSMQTVFYETLLALVKLTAPILPHTADEMWSHLSFVEEASVQLTDMPETISVPDSQATEEKFDRFMELRNDVLKALETARNEKIIGRSLEASLTLYPNKENRDLLSSIKENIAQLFIVSELTVKDESEAPETAQSFTTGKMTVEKAEGQMCERSRVISKDVGANPKYPTLSLRNAEIVEKYYQK; encoded by the coding sequence ATGGATTACAAAGATACGCTGTTAATGCCGAAAACAGATTTTCCGATGCGCGGAAATCTTCCGAACCGTGAGCCGGACATGCAAAAAGATTGGGAGGAGCAGGACATTTACCGTCTTGTTCAAGAACGGACGAAAGACCGCCCGAAATTCGTACTGCATGACGGACCTCCTTATGCAAACGGAGACATCCACATGGGCCATGCCCTGAACAAAATCCTGAAAGATTTTATCGTCCGCTATAAATCAATGAGCGGCTATAACGCACCGTATGTGCCTGGCTGGGATACACACGGCCTGCCGATTGAAACGGCGCTGACGAAAAACAAAAAAGTAAACCGGAAAGAAATGTCCGTAGCCGATTTCCGCAAGCTTTGCGAAGAATATGCATGGCAGCAGATCGAAAGACAGCGCGAACAATTTAAGCGTCTCGGCGTCAGAGGCGATTGGGAAAACCCATATGTGACCCTTCAGCCTGAATTTGAAGCGCAGCAGATCCGCGTTTTCGGCGAAATGGCGAAAAGAGGCTATATTTATAAAGGCCTGAAGCCTGTCAACTGGTCGCCTTCCAGTGAATCTGCCTTAGCAGAAGCGGAAATTGAATATCAGGACAAACGTTCCGCGTCTATTTATGTTGCATTTAAGGTGAAAGACGGCAAAGGTGTTCTGGAAAACGGTGAAAGCTTTATTATCTGGACGACGACGCCGTGGACGATCCCTGCCAACCTCGGAATTTCCGTTCATCCTGACCTTGAATACAATGTCATCAAGGTTGGAGACAAGCGTTACGTAGTGGCGGCTGAATTAATCGAAAGCGTCGCGCAGGCATGCGGATTTGAAAATCCGGAAGTTGTCGCATCATATAAAGGCAGAGAATTAGAATACATCACTGCAGAACATCCACTGTACGGCAGAGATTCACTCGTCATGCTTGGTGACCACGTCACAACCGATGCCGGAACAGGCTGTGTTCATACTGCTCCGGGCCACGGGGAAGATGACTTTATCGTCGGCCAAAAGTACGGCTTAGAAGTACTGTGCCCTGTTGATGAAAAAGGTAACATGACTGACGAAGCGCCGGGCTTTGAAGGAATGTTTTACGATAAAGCCAATAAACCGATCACGGAGAAGCTTGAAGAAAACGGCGCGCTCTTGAAGCTCGAGTTTATTACACACTCCTATCCGCATGACTGGAGAACAAAAAAACCGACCATCTTCAGAGCGACAGCGCAATGGTTTGCATCAATTAAAGATTTCAGATCCGATCTGCTTGATGCCATCCAACAAACGAAGTGGGTGCCGGAGTGGGGCGAACAGCGCCTTTACAACATGGTGCGCGACCGCGGTGACTGGTGTATTTCAAGACAGCGCGTCTGGGGCGTTCCGATCCCGGTATTTTATGCTGAAAACGGTGAGCCGGTCATCACTGACGAAACGATTGAACACGTTTCTGAGCTGTTCAAAAAACACGGCTCAAACGTCTGGTTTGAAAGAGAGGCAAAAGACCTCCTGCCGGAAGGGTTTACACATCCGGGAAGCCCGAACGGTATTTTCACGAAAGAACAAGACATTATGGATGTATGGTTTGATTCAGGATCTTCTCATCAGGCCGTTCTTGAAGAACGTGATGATCTCGTCCGCCCGGCTGATTTATACCTTGAAGGCTCTGACCAATACCGCGGCTGGTTTAACTCATCTCTTTCAACCGCTGTTGCAGTCACTGGCCAAGCACCGTATAAAGGCGTATTAAGCCACGGATTTACACTTGATGCAAACGGCCGTAAAATGAGTAAATCACTCGGCAATACGATTGACCCGACAAAAATCGCAAAACAGCTTGGAGCAGAAATTCTGCGTTTATGGGTATCTTCCGTAAACTATCAGGCCGACCACCCGGTTTCTGAAGACATTCTGAAGCAGGTCGCTGAAGTATACCGGAAAGTCCGCAACACGTTCCGCTTCCTTCACGGCAACCTGTTTGACTTCGATCCAAGTGTCAATGCCGTTGCTGTTAAAGATCTTCGCGAAGTGGATCAATATATGCTGATCAAGCTCAATAAGCTGATCGATAAGGTGAAAAAAGCGTACGATGAATACGAATTTGCGGTTGTTTATCACAGCATTCACAATTTCTGCACGATCGAGCTCAGCTCTTTCTATCTTGATTTCGCAAAAGATGTTGTGTACATCGAGCATGCGGATCATCCGGACCGCCGCAGCATGCAGACCGTCTTTTATGAAACGCTGCTGGCGTTAGTGAAGCTGACGGCGCCGATTCTCCCGCATACAGCGGATGAAATGTGGTCTCACTTATCATTTGTTGAAGAAGCGAGCGTACAGCTGACAGATATGCCGGAAACCATCTCTGTTCCGGACAGTCAAGCGACAGAAGAAAAATTCGACCGCTTCATGGAGCTTCGCAACGACGTGCTGAAGGCTTTGGAAACAGCCCGTAACGAGAAAATTATCGGAAGATCATTGGAAGCGAGCCTGACTTTGTATCCGAACAAAGAAAACCGCGACCTTTTGTCATCCATTAAAGAAAATATCGCGCAGCTGTTTATCGTCTCAGAACTGACAGTAAAAGACGAAAGTGAAGCGCCGGAAACAGCGCAAAGCTTCACGACAGGAAAAATGACCGTAGAAAAAGCGGAAGGCCAGATGTGTGAGCGGTCCCGCGTGATTTCTAAAGATGTCGGAGCCAATCCGAAGTATCCGACATTATCACTGCGAAATGCGGAAATCGTTGAAAAATATTATCAAAAATAA
- a CDS encoding TraR/DksA family transcriptional regulator, translating into MNDQLTAIHTELLMMKEELQSRLFEYSCFHMSASVEPSMNDQEATLIYHIKEELQDVLLALSKFENNTYGYCEKTGAPIPIDKLAVLPTARTADDFYYPAQFEKKTLPYWVPGDYAYDQALYE; encoded by the coding sequence ATGAATGATCAACTGACCGCAATCCACACGGAGCTTCTCATGATGAAAGAAGAACTTCAATCAAGATTATTCGAATATTCTTGCTTTCACATGTCAGCATCTGTTGAACCTTCAATGAACGACCAAGAAGCAACTCTGATCTATCATATAAAAGAAGAACTTCAGGACGTTCTTCTTGCCCTGTCTAAGTTTGAAAACAATACGTACGGTTATTGTGAAAAAACAGGCGCCCCCATTCCGATTGACAAGCTTGCGGTTTTGCCGACGGCCAGAACCGCTGATGATTTTTATTATCCCGCTCAATTTGAAAAGAAAACCCTTCCATACTGGGTACCCGGAGATTATGCATATGATCAGGCGCTGTATGAGTGA
- the lspA gene encoding signal peptidase II encodes MLYYLIALFIIIADQLTKWLVVSHMELGQSIPVIDQVLYITSHRNTGAAWGILAGQMWFFYVITIAVIIGIVYYIQRYAKGQMLLGISLGLMLGGAAGNFIDRAARQEVVDFIHVIIVNYQYPIFNIADSSLCVGVILLFIHMLFDSGKKKEQ; translated from the coding sequence GTGCTTTATTATCTTATCGCTCTTTTTATTATTATTGCCGACCAATTGACCAAATGGCTTGTCGTCAGCCATATGGAATTGGGACAAAGCATACCTGTCATCGATCAGGTGCTTTATATCACTTCTCATCGCAACACGGGAGCGGCATGGGGGATTTTAGCCGGGCAAATGTGGTTTTTCTACGTCATTACCATCGCCGTGATTATCGGAATCGTTTATTACATACAGCGTTATGCAAAAGGGCAGATGTTACTCGGGATTTCTCTCGGCTTAATGCTGGGAGGTGCGGCCGGAAACTTTATTGACCGGGCGGCGCGCCAGGAAGTGGTGGATTTTATTCATGTCATCATCGTGAATTATCAATATCCGATTTTTAATATCGCGGATTCATCACTGTGCGTCGGTGTGATACTTTTATTTATTCATATGCTGTTTGACAGCGGGAAAAAGAAGGAGCAATAA
- a CDS encoding RluA family pseudouridine synthase, translating into MNQFEITVQPEQKSERIDKFLASTGENWSRTQVQQWVKEGLVSVNGKSVKANYKMQPGDQVNVTIPEPEELDVLAEPMDLDIYYEDQDVLVVNKPRGMVVHPAPGHVTGTLVNGLMAHCNDLSGINGVMRPGIVHRIDKDTSGLLMVAKNDMAHESLVNQLVNKTVTRKYTAVVHGVISHDDGTIDAPIGRDKKDRQSMTVTREGSKNAVTHFHVLERFQDFTLVECRLETGRTHQIRVHMKYIGFPLAGDPKYGPRKTVDFNGQALHAGILGFDHPRTGEYMEFEAPLPEDMKKLIELLRNSH; encoded by the coding sequence ATGAATCAATTTGAGATAACCGTTCAGCCTGAACAAAAAAGCGAACGGATTGATAAATTTTTGGCTTCAACAGGAGAAAACTGGTCACGCACTCAAGTGCAGCAATGGGTAAAAGAGGGATTGGTATCCGTTAACGGCAAATCCGTCAAAGCCAATTATAAAATGCAGCCCGGCGATCAGGTAAACGTCACCATTCCTGAACCGGAAGAACTGGACGTGCTTGCAGAGCCGATGGACTTGGACATTTACTATGAGGACCAGGATGTCTTGGTTGTGAACAAACCGCGGGGGATGGTCGTACACCCGGCGCCCGGCCATGTGACAGGGACGCTTGTAAACGGGCTGATGGCTCACTGCAATGACCTTTCCGGTATTAACGGCGTAATGCGCCCGGGAATCGTCCACCGGATTGATAAGGATACTTCCGGCCTGTTAATGGTCGCCAAAAACGATATGGCGCATGAGTCACTCGTTAACCAGCTCGTCAATAAAACCGTGACCAGAAAGTACACAGCGGTTGTTCACGGAGTGATTTCACACGATGACGGAACGATTGACGCTCCGATCGGAAGGGATAAAAAAGACCGTCAAAGCATGACCGTAACAAGAGAAGGCAGCAAAAACGCCGTCACGCATTTCCACGTGCTTGAGCGTTTTCAAGATTTCACGCTCGTAGAGTGCCGTCTTGAGACTGGGAGAACGCATCAGATCCGCGTCCATATGAAATATATCGGATTTCCTTTGGCGGGCGATCCGAAGTACGGGCCGAGAAAAACGGTTGATTTCAACGGCCAGGCGCTGCATGCCGGAATATTAGGCTTTGATCATCCGCGGACGGGCGAATACATGGAGTTTGAAGCGCCCCTTCCTGAAGATATGAAAAAACTCATTGAACTTTTGAGAAATAGTCATTGA
- the pyrR gene encoding bifunctional pyrimidine operon transcriptional regulator/uracil phosphoribosyltransferase, producing MNQKAVILDEQAIRRALTRIAHEMIERNKGMNDCILVGIKTRGIYLAKRLAERIEQIEGNPVTVGEIDITLYRDDLTKKTSNEEPLVKGADIPADITDQKVIVVDDVLYTGRTVRAAMDALVDVGRPSSIQLAVLVDRGHRELPIRADYIGKNIPTSKAEKVMVQLSEVDQTDMVAIYENE from the coding sequence GTGAATCAAAAAGCTGTTATTCTCGACGAACAGGCCATCAGACGGGCGCTGACAAGGATAGCCCATGAAATGATTGAACGGAATAAAGGAATGAATGACTGCATTCTTGTAGGGATTAAAACAAGAGGCATTTATTTAGCAAAGCGGCTGGCCGAACGGATTGAGCAGATTGAAGGGAATCCGGTCACCGTGGGAGAAATCGATATTACCCTTTACCGTGACGATCTGACGAAAAAAACGAGCAATGAAGAACCGCTTGTAAAAGGTGCGGACATTCCGGCCGATATTACAGATCAAAAGGTCATTGTGGTTGATGATGTGCTTTATACCGGCCGGACGGTGAGAGCGGCGATGGATGCACTCGTTGATGTCGGGCGGCCGTCATCGATACAGCTTGCCGTGCTTGTCGACAGAGGGCACCGGGAGCTGCCGATCAGAGCGGACTATATCGGGAAAAACATTCCGACCTCAAAAGCTGAAAAAGTGATGGTTCAGCTGAGCGAAGTTGATCAGACTGATATGGTCGCCATTTACGAAAATGAATAA
- the pyrP gene encoding uracil permease PyrP: protein MSKKKVNLGVRDVPNPLSWLSFSLQHLFAMFGSTILVPKLVGMSPAVALVTSGIGTLAYLLVTKGRIPAYLGSSFAFISPIILVKATGGPGAAMVGAFLAGIVYGLIALLIRQLGTGWLMKLLPPVVVGPVIIVIGLGLASTAVNMAMYADPNAKELVYSLRHFSVAGVTLAITIICAIFLRGFLSLIPVLIGIIGGYLFALTQGIVNFQPVIDAKWFAVPEFIIPFKDYTPSVTLGIAAAMVPVAFVTMSEHIGHQMVLSKVVGQDFIKKPGLHRSIMGDSVATIIASLIGGPPTTTYGENIGVLAITRVFSVFVIGGAGVIALCFGFIGKVSALISSVPSAVMGGVSFLLFGIIASSGLRMLIDNNIDYENKRNLIITSVILVIGVGGAFIQVSKGGFQISGMALAAIVGVILNLILPHTNDEDADAAEQQNHM, encoded by the coding sequence ATGAGTAAGAAAAAAGTAAACCTGGGAGTCAGGGACGTCCCCAATCCATTGTCTTGGCTGTCATTCAGCCTGCAGCATTTATTCGCCATGTTCGGCTCAACCATTCTCGTGCCGAAACTGGTCGGGATGAGCCCGGCAGTCGCGCTTGTCACAAGCGGAATCGGAACACTCGCTTACCTCTTGGTGACAAAAGGCCGGATTCCCGCTTATCTCGGCTCATCATTCGCTTTTATCTCACCGATTATCTTGGTGAAAGCGACGGGGGGACCGGGGGCTGCCATGGTCGGCGCTTTCCTGGCGGGAATTGTGTACGGGCTGATCGCGCTCCTTATCAGGCAGCTTGGAACGGGGTGGCTGATGAAGCTGCTGCCGCCGGTGGTCGTAGGGCCGGTCATCATCGTCATCGGACTCGGACTGGCAAGCACAGCCGTCAATATGGCAATGTATGCCGATCCGAATGCGAAAGAACTCGTCTACAGTCTGAGGCATTTCAGTGTAGCCGGTGTCACCTTGGCAATCACCATTATCTGCGCCATCTTTTTACGGGGATTTTTAAGCCTGATCCCGGTATTGATCGGCATTATAGGCGGCTATCTGTTTGCGCTGACACAGGGAATCGTCAATTTCCAGCCGGTCATTGATGCAAAATGGTTCGCCGTTCCTGAATTTATCATACCTTTCAAAGACTATACGCCGTCAGTGACATTGGGCATTGCGGCTGCGATGGTGCCGGTCGCTTTCGTGACGATGTCAGAGCATATCGGCCATCAAATGGTGCTGAGTAAAGTTGTCGGACAGGATTTCATTAAAAAGCCGGGGCTGCACCGCTCCATAATGGGGGACAGTGTTGCGACGATCATCGCTTCGTTAATCGGCGGCCCGCCGACGACAACGTACGGCGAAAACATCGGTGTACTGGCAATTACAAGGGTTTTCAGCGTCTTTGTCATCGGCGGCGCGGGTGTGATTGCGCTGTGCTTCGGATTTATCGGCAAAGTTTCAGCGCTGATCAGCTCTGTTCCGTCCGCAGTTATGGGCGGCGTTTCCTTCCTGCTCTTCGGAATCATCGCCTCCAGCGGCTTGAGAATGCTGATTGACAACAACATTGATTATGAAAACAAGAGAAATTTAATTATCACATCCGTCATCCTCGTGATCGGCGTCGGCGGTGCTTTCATTCAAGTATCAAAAGGCGGGTTTCAAATATCCGGCATGGCGCTTGCGGCAATCGTGGGAGTCATCCTGAACCTTATCCTGCCGCACACAAATGATGAAGACGCGGACGCAGCAGAACAACAAAATCATATGTAA